The window GGGCGTCGATGAGGGAGTCGGGGAGCACGGGGGACTGCAGCGCGACGGCGCGCGCGAGGCGGGCGTAGCGCAGCTCCTGCTCGCGGAAGCGGATCCACGTGGACGTGGTGGTGAACAGGAAGGCGATCACCAGCACGTAGAGCAGGAGGTCGGTGCCGCGGTCGACGCCGATCCAGTTGGCGATGACGGTGAGGTCGTCGGGACGCAGCACCGCCCACACCGCCGCGATGATGAACACGAGGAAGCCGAGCTTCACGCCGGCCTTCGCGCGGGCCTTGCGGCGGTTGGTGATGAAGTAGAATGCCAGCACGAGGGTGGCGGCCAGCAGCAGGAACTGCACCATGGTCGCGATCATCTAGAGCCTCCTGGCCAGCAGTCCGTCGGCGAGGATGTTCACGCCGTTGATGAGCGACTGGCCCTTGCTCATCGAGTACTCGGTGTAGAGGATGTCCACGGGCTCCTCGGCGACGCGCCAGCCGCGGTCGGCGATCATGCTCACCAGCTCGGAGGCGTGCGACATGCCGTTCATGCGGATGTTCATCTCGTCCGCGACCTTCTTGTTGAACACGCGCAGACCGTTGTGCGCGTCCGAGAGCCCCAGCCGGCGGGTGGCCGGGGAGAGGAACACCACGGTCTTCAGGACGACGCGTTTGATCCAGGGGACCTGGTCGTCGGCGGCGCGGGGACGGCCGAAACGGGTGCCGACGATGATGTCCACCGGCTCCTCCCGCAGACGGCCGATCATCCGGACGACGTCCTTGACCTGGTGCTGGCCGTCGGCGTCGAAGGTGACGAAGTACCTCGCGCCGGGCTGGGCGCGGGCGTACTCCACACCGGTCTGGATGGCGGCGCCCTGTCCGAGGTTGACCGGGTGGTTGACCAGGTGGGCGCCACCGGCGTGGATGCGGGCGGCGGAGTCGTCGGAGGATCCGTCGTTGACGGCGACGATGTTGGGGAAGGTCTCGCGGGCGTTCTCGATGACCTCCTGGATCACGGGCCCCTCGTTGTAGCAGGGGATGATCAGCCAGGTGTCCCGGAAGTCGTGCTGGACGGGTCGGGGGGAATCCATAATGCCCATCATGCTAACCCGAACGGTCGTTCAACGGTGGAACAGCCGGGCGTAGGCGGCCGTGAGCAGGCCCGTCGGCAGCAGACGGTAGGCGGTGCGGACCACCAGGTTCACCCACGAGCGCGGCCGCGACACCAGCCCGTAGGACACGAGGTTGCGCTGCATCTGCCGTTCGGCGGTGAACATGCCCTTCCCGGTGCGGCGCTGGAACTGGGCGGGGGAGGTGCGGAAGTAGGTGAGTGGCTCCGGCAGGTTGTGGAAGCGCGCGCCGGTGCTCAGCAGCCGGGCGTAGAGGTCGTAGTCCTCCATGTGGTGCACCGCGCGGTAGCCGCCGGCGGTCTCCACGGCGGTGCGGCGCAGCATGACGGAGGGGTTGTTCACCGGCGAGTTGATCCGCGCGTAGCGGGCGATCTCCTCGTGCGTCTCCGGCAGCGCGCGCACGGCGATGACGTCGGCCGGGTCCTCGTGGAACTCCGACACCGCGGTGCCGAGGACGTCGGTGTCCGGGTGGGCCTCGAACCACTCCACCTGGCGGGCGAAGCGCTCCGGCGCGGCGATGTCGTCGGCGTCGAGGCGCGCGACCAGCTCGGCGTCGATCGTCGCCAGACCCGCCGCCGACGCCGGTCCGGCGCCCTGGTTGCGGGCCAGCACCACGGTACGGGCCTCCGCGTGCTTGCCGACGAACCCGTCGATCACCGCCCGCAGTTCCGGCCCGACAGGGCCGTCCTCGACGATGACGATCTCCTCGGCCCGGCGCGTCTGCGCGGCCAGGGATTCGAGGGCGGCGGACAGCTCCACCGGGTCGATGCGGTGGTAGACGGTCAGGAGCGCGGCAAGCGTGGGCATGACGTCAGATCCTAGCCGCAGACGACCCAGCCCTTCAGCCCTCCCGTGCCGCGGCCAGCAGGTACTCCCCGTACCCGGACTTGAGCAGCGGCTGCGCCAGGGCCTCCAGGGCGGCGGCGTTGATGAAGCCCTCCCGTAAGGCGGCGACCTCCGGCGAGCCGATGACGGTGCCGGTGCGCTTCTGGATCACCTCCACGTAGGAGCTGGCCTCGCTCATGGAGTCGAAGGTGCCGGTGTCGAGCCACACGTCGCCGCGCTGCAGGCGCTGGACCTGCAGTTCACCGGCCTGCAGGTAGGCGTCGTTGACGGCGGTGATCTCCAGTTCGCCGCGCTCGCTGGGGGTGATGCCCCGCGCGATGTCGACGACGCGGTTGTCGTAGAAGTACAGCCCCACCACGGCGTAGTTCGACTTCGGCACCGCGGGCTTCTCCTCGATGGACAGTGCCTGTCCGGCGGCGTCGAACTCGACGACGCCGTAGCGCTCCGGGTCGGAGACCTCGTAGGCGAAGACGGTGCCGCCCGCCGGGTTCCGGCAGTCCGCCAGGGTGGTGCTGAAGTGGTAGCCGTCGAAGATGTTGTCGCCGAGGGCGAGGGCGACGTCGTCGTCGCCGATGAACTCCTCGCCGATGAGGAAGGCCTGCGCCAGCCCGTCGGGGGAGGGCTGGTGGGCGTAGTCGATCATGAGCCCCCACTGGGAACCGTCGCCGAGGAGGCGTCGGAAAGCGGGGGAGTCCTCGGGTGTCGTGATGACGAGGATCTCCCGGATGCCCGCCTGGATCAGCGTCGACAGGGGGTAGTAGATCATCGGCTTGTCGTAGATCGGCATCAGCTGCTTGCTGATGCCCTTCGTGATCGGATACAGCCTGGTCCCTGATCCGCCGGCGAGGATGATGCCCTTCATAGGAGATACAGTGCCAGACCGACGCGCCAGTTCTGCGGCACGAAACCGGTCGCCTCGATCTTCGCGGTGTCGAGCGTGCCTGTCGACGGCCGCGTGGCCAGCTCCTTCCCCTCCGCGTACTGCGCGGTGCTCACCGGCTGCACCATGTCGGGGTCGCGGTGCAGGCCGGTGTAGACGGCCATGGCGAGCTCGTCGAAACCGACCTCATCGCCGCCGCCGGTGAGGTGGTAGATCCCGTACTCCGGCTCCACCTCCAGCAGGTGGGCGATGCCGCGGGCCAGTTCGGAGGCGAAGGTGGGCCGTCCCTTCTGGTCGTGGACCACCTGCGGGCGGATGTCGCGTTCCGCCAGGTCACGCATGGTGTCGACGAAGTTCCGGCCCTCGCCGACGACCCAACTGCTGCGCACGATGTAGTGGCGCGGGGCGGTGGACGCCGCCATCTCTCCGGCGGCCTTCGAGGCGCCGTAGACGTTGAGCGGGGCGATCGCGTCGTCCTCACGGTAGGGGCGGTCGGTGACGCCGTCGAAGACATAGTCGGTGGACAGCTGCACCAGGGTGAGGTTGTTCTCCGCGGCGATGCGGGCCAGTTGCGCGGGCCCCCGGGCGTTGACGTGCCAGGCGGTGGCGGCGTCCGTCTCGGCCTGATCGACGGCGGTGTAGGCGGCGCAGTTGATGATGGCACGGTACTGCCGCCACGGGCGCTCCGGTGGGGCGGTGACGTCGAAGTCGGCGTGAGGGAGGAACTCGGCGTCGGGAAGCACCTTCCGCAGGGCCCTGCCCACCTGGCCGTTCGCGCCGGTGACCAGGATCTTCCGGGGCGGCACCGGCTGCAGTTCAGTGCCCAGCGCCGCGTCCTTCTCCGAGAGGTTGACCGGTTCGAGCGGCCAGTCGATGAGCGTGTGGGAGACGTTGACGTACTGCGCGTCCGCCGACCAGTGGTCGTTGACCAGGTAGAGGTAGGTCGTGCCGTCTTCAAGCACCTGGTAGCCGTTGGCCACCCCGCGCGGGACGAACACGGCGGTGCCGGGGCCGATCTCCACGGTGTGGGTCTCACCGTAGGTGGGGGAGCCCTCCCGCAGGTCCACCCATCCGCCCTGTACCCTGCCGGTGCCCACGGTGACCAGCTTGTCCCAGGGCTCGGCGTGCAGTCCGCGGGTGGTGCCCGCCGTGGCGTTGTGGACGACATTCGACTGGACGGGGCGGAAGTCCGGCAGTCCCTCCCGCGTCATCCGGGTGCGCTGCCACGCCTCCTTGAACCAGCCGCGCGCGTCCTCGTGGACCGCCAGATCCAGAACCTGCAATCCCTCGATCATCTACTGACCCCTCTCCGCGTAGGCCGCCTCGACCTGCTCCTTCGCCGGCCGCCACCAGTCCTCGTTGTCCCGGTACCAGGCGATCGTCTGCTCCAGCCCGGCGCGCATGCCGGTGTCGGTGTCGGTGTACTCCGGGGCCCAGCCGAGTTCGGTGCGCAGCTTGGTGGAGTCCATGGCGTAGCGCTGGTCGTGGCCGGGGCGGTCGGCGACGTGCTCGTAGCCGGGGGCGTCCATGAGTTCGCAGATGAGCTCGATGACCGCCCTGTTGTTCACGTGGTCGTTGTCGGCGCCGATGTTGTAGGTCTCGCCGAGGCGGCCGCGCTCCAGGATGAGGTGCACGGCGGCGTTGTGGTCGTCGACGTGGATCCAGTCGCGCACCTGCTCGCCCGTGCCGTAGAGCTTCGGGGTCTGGCCGGCCAGGATGTTGGTGATCTGCCGGGGGATGAACTTCTCGATGTGCTGGTACGGTCCGTAGTTGTTCGAGCAGTTGGAGATCGTCGCCGCGATGCCGAAGCTGCGCACCCAGGCGCGCACCAGGTGGTCCGAACCGGCCTTCGTCGCCGAGTACGGCGAGCTGGGCTCATAGGGGGTGGTCTCGGTGAAGCGCGCCGGGTCGTCGAGGCCCAGGTCGCCGAACACCTCGTCGGTGGAGATGTGGTGCAGGCGGTTCCCGTGGCGGCGGACCGCCTCGAGGATCGTGTACGTGCCCACCAGATTCGTGTCGACGAACGGCCGCGGGTCCCGCAGCGAGTTGTCGTTGTGGCTCTCGGCGGCGAAGTGGACGGTGACGTCGGCGCGGGACACGGCGGCGTCGACAAGCTGTGCATCGCAGATGTCGCCCTCGATGAACTCGACGTCGGTGCCCGCCAGGTTGGCGCGGTTGCCGGCGTAGGTCAGCTTGTCCAGGACGATGATGTGGTCATCCGGGTACCTCTCGCGGGTCATGTGCACGAAATTCGAGCCGATGAACCCGGCTCCCCCGGTGATCAGCAGTGTCCTCATGTCTGAACACTATAGAGCGCCCCCGGCGCAGCCGAGTCGGACGAATGGCAGTTCACCAGCGTGGCCTGCCCTAACCGTTGACAGCTCCCCTGTATGTGACTAGTCTCACGAATTGCGGTTCGTTGAGCTGGCGGGCCCGACACAACACCAGGCCTCAGGAGGCAGCATGAGCAGGACACCGATCAGCAGGGCCGCCGTCATCGGCGCCGGATCCATGGGCTCCGGGATCGCCGCCCACCTCGCCAACGCAGGACTCGACGTCCTGCTTCTCGACGTTCCCGGGCCCCCAGGCGACCGCGACGCCCCCGCCCGCGCCGGCGTGGAGAGACAGCTGCAGCGCCGCGGCTTCATGCTCCCGGAGTTCGCCGGGCGCATCACGGTGGGCAACATCGAGGACGACATGGCTGCCATCGGCGACGCAGAGTGGATCATCGAGGTCGTCTTCGAGGACCGGGACGTCAAGGCGCAGACCTACCGGGCCATCGCCCGCCACCGGAACCCCGCGGCACTGGTGTCCTCGAACACCTCCACCATCCCGCTGGCGGAGCTGACCGCCGGCATGGACGAGGAGATGCTCCCCTTCTTCGCCGTCACCCACTTCTTCAACCCGCCCCGCATCATGCGCCTGCTCGAGCTGGTCGCCGGGCCGGAGACCTCGGCGGAGACGGAGGCGCGGCTGCGGCACATCTGCGAGGTGCAGCTGGGCAAGGTGGTCATCGACTGCCGGGACACCCCGGGGTTCATCGCCAACCGCATCGGCACCTTCTGGATGGCCGCCGGCGCGATGACCGCGCTGCGCACCGGGATCAACCCCGAACTGGCCGACGCCGTGTTCTCCCGCCCCTTCGGCGTCCCCCGCACCGGCGTCTTCGGGCTCTTCGACTACATCGGCCTGCAGCTGCTCGACCCGATCTGGGGCGGCCTCCTGCAGGACCTGCCCGACACCGACGCCCTGCACCGCTTCGACGTCACCGACGACCCCACGTTCCGGCAGCTTGTCGACGCCGGCTGCCACGCCGGCACCGGCTTCTACAACCGCGACGGGGAGGTCTTCAGCGACGGCGGATACCTTGCCCGGCGTCCCGTGGAAGACCCCGCCGCGCAGGCCCGCACCGCGCGGGAGGTCCTGGACACCGACTCCCCGGGCGGGCACTTCGGCCGCGCCGTCTTCCTGGAGACGCTGCGCTACTGCTGCGAGACCGCCCCGGAGATCGCCGACACCGTCGACCAGATCGACGCCGCCATGCGCCTGGGATACGGATGGAAGAAGGGTCCTTTCCAGGTGGCCGACGACATTGGCCCCGAGCACCTCATCTCCCTCTACGGGTCCGCCGGTGAGACCGCCCCCGCGCTGCTGGTGGCGGCCGCCCGCGCCGGGGGCTTCCACCCGTACCCCGGGGCCGTGCTCGACTCCCACGGCGAGGTGGTGGCGCCCCGGGCGCGGGAGGGCGTGCTCACGCCCGCGCAGATCGTCGCGGACGCCCGCCTGCTGCTGGACAACGGCGACGCCACCGTGCACCTCCGCGCCGACGGGGTCGCGGTGCTCACCCTGCACACCCCGGCCAGCTCCTGCTCATCCGGCGTGTTCGCCGCGGTGCGGGAGCTCGCCGGGCTCGGTTCGGCCCGGGCGGCCGTGATCGTCAGCCCGCTGGAGGGGATCTTCTCCGCCGGGGCCGACCTGTCCGCGCTGGCGAAGGCCTCCACCTCAGGGGATCTCGCGCGGGTGAGGGAGCTGCTGCAGGAGGGCGCGACCGCCTTCGCGCAGCTGCGGGAGGCCCCCTTCCCCGTCGTCGCCGCGGTCCGGGGTACGGCGTTGGGCGGCGGACTGGAGTTCGTGCAGCACTGCGACGCCGCCGTCCTCGAGGCCGAGGCCCGCCTGGGATTCCCGGAGCGTCACGTCGGCCTGTTCCCGGGCTTCGGCGGAACCGTGCGCACCCTGGAGCGGATGACGCGCAACGGCGTCGACAACCCCGTGCGCAGCGCCTTCGACCTCATCCTCTCCGCCCGTCCCACGGCGGGGGCGCACGAGGCCGCCGCCCGCGGACTGCTGCTGGATCAGGACCACATCATCATGTCCGCCGACCACGTCATCGCGGAGGCACTGGCCCTGGCCCACCGTCTGGCGGACGGGTACCGGCCGCCGCAGCCCCGGCCGCTGACGCTGCACCCGGCCGACGCCGAGCCCCTCGTCTGGGAGGGCGGCACGGAGACCGACCAGGCCATCGCGGGGGCGCTGGCCACGCTCTACACCGGTGGGACCGTCACCCCGGAGGAACTGGGGGAGCGGGAGGTGGAGCTGGCCGCACAGCTGCTCGTCCGCCCGGAGAACGCGGCACGAGTCGAGCACATGCGCCGCACCCGTCGCCCGCTGGGCAACTGACGCAAAGATGGGGGCCTCCCACCCGGGCGGGTGGGAGGCCCCCATCTTTCCTTTGTCGGATCAGCGGAAGGCGCTGACGCCGGTGACCGACTTGCCCACGATGAGGGACTGCATGCTGTCGGTCCCCTCGTAGGTGTGGATCGCCTCGAGGTCGAGCATGTGGCGGATGACGTGGTTCTCCAGGAGGATGCCGGAACCGCCGAGCATGTCGCGGGCGTCGGCGGCCACCGCGCGGGCGGCGCGGGTGTTGTGCACCTTCGCCAGGGAGGCCTGGTCGGGGCGCAGGGCACCCTGCTCCGACAGCTCCGCCAGGCGGCGGCAGTACAGGGACATGGACACGATCTTCATCAGCATGTCCGCCAGGCGCTGCTGGATGAGCTGGAAGCTGGCCAGCGGGCGCTGGAACTGGACACGGTTCTGCGCGTGCTCGAGGGCCGCCTCGTAGCAGGCGATGGCGTGGCCGAGGGCCATCCAGGCCACGCCCGAGCGGGTGCCGGTGAGGATCTCGGCGGCGGCCCGGAAGGAGGTCGCGCCGGGCAGGCGGCGGCTGTCGGGCACGCGGACGTCGGTGAGGGTGATCAGTGCCTGGGGGATGGCGCGCAGCACGGCCTTCCCCTCCATCGTCTCCGCGTGGTAGCCGGGGGAGAGCTGGTCGACGAGGAAGGCGCCGACCTCGCCGTCGTCCATGCGGGCCCAGATGACGGTGACGTCACCGCAGGCGCCCTGACCGATCCAGCGCTTCGCGCCGTTGAGCACCCAGGAGTCCCCGTCCCGGACGGCGGTGGTCTCCAGGGCGATGGAGTCGGAGCCGTGGTCCGGCTCGGTCAGGCCGAACGCCCCCAGGACCTGTCCGGAGCTGAGCAGGGGCAGCCAGTGCTGGCGCTGCTCCTCGGACCCCAGCTTGTCGATGGTGTTGATCACCAGTCCGCCCTGGACGGCGAGCGTGGTGGCCATGGAGCCGTCGGCGCGGGCGATCTCCATGGCGACCAAGCCGGCGGCGAGGGGGCTGAGGCGTTCCTCGCCGGGGATGTCGGCGCCGTCGGAGAGCAGGCCGTTCGCGGCCATGTCCTGCACGAGGTGGAGCGGGTACTCGCCGCGCTCCCAGTACCCGTTGATCTCCGCCCGGGCCCGGTCGCCGAAGGCGGCGGCGCGCTGCCAGGCGTCCAGGTCGGCGGCGGGGACGTCGGCGAAGATCTGGTAGAAGTCCGTCTCGTCGGTGAGGGGCAGGGTGGTGTGGGGCACGGCGGCGGGTCCTTTGCGGTGGGCGGGGTCGGTGGGGGAGAACATACGAATCACAATTCGTATGGAAAGTGTGAGGCAGGTTTCATTTCCTGTCAAGCGTCCGGCAGGGATTTCCCCGCGGCGGCAGCGTGCAGGGGGTGAGGGGGTGGTGCCGGGGTGGGATAGGCTTACCGGGAGAATCCGCCGGAGGGGCGGTCGCGGAGGAATGAGGACACACCATGGCGAACCAGCGCAGACGGGACCAGATCTCGGCCGCCGCGATCGAACTCTTCGCCCAGCGGGGCTACTTCGGCACGGGGATGGAGGACATCGCCACCGCCGTCGGCATGGGCACCTCGAGCCTGTACAACCACTTCCGCTCCAAGCAGGAGGTGCTTTCCGACGCCCTGCTGCGCACCATGGAGGACCAGCTGCGCACCCACGCCCGCGCCCTGGCGGGGGCGGTGGAACCGGTGGACAAGCTCCACCGGAGCATGATCGCGCACGTCCAGTTCCACACCGAGAACGTGGTGGCCACACGCGTGATCAACACCCAGGTCACCGCCCTGGCGGAGCCGCACCGCAGCATGGTCCACCAGCTGCGGCGCGACTACGTGTCCCGGTGGCAGGCGATCATCGACGAGGGTGTGGAGTCCGGGCAGTTCACCGTGGCCGACCGGCGCATCACCTGCTTCGCGCTGCTGGACATGGGTATCGGCATCCCGCTCTGGTACGACCGGGAGGGGCGCCTCACCCAGCAGGAGCTCATCGACTGCTACGCGGACATGGCGCTGCGTCTGGTGGGGGTGGACCCCGCGGCGGTGCGCGACACCGCCCGCTGACGAACCGCTATTCGCCTGCCCGGTCCGCCACCAGCGCTCCCCGCAGGGACGCCAGGTGCACCAGCCCGCCGAGCAGTGGTCCGGCGATGAGGGCCACGCACACGCCCGCCTCCAGGGACAGCGGGGCCAGCCACAGCACGCCGAACGCCGCCACCGAGGCGCTCGCCCAGCCCAGGACATAGGCCCGGTGCCTCTCGCAGGCCAGGGTCGCGGCGCCGGTGACCATGAGCGCCCCCGTGCAGGCCGAGGCGAAGGTGAGCACCGCCAGCAGCCCGCCGGGCACGAAGTAGTCGGGGCGGAAGAAGACCGTGAGGATCCACGGCCCTAGCAGCCAGGCCAGCCCCGCCCCGACCAGTCCCGCCCCGAGCACGGCCAGCAGCGGCACGGCGGCCGCCCGGTAGAGGCTCTCCCGCCGCTCCACGAAACGCACGATGAGCGCCGACTGGAAGCGCTGCAGCGGCACGAGGATGGGGGCGCGGGTCAGGATGACCGCGTTGATGATGCCGGCGACCGTCACCACGGTCCCGGCGTCCGGTTCCGAGGTCGACTGCACGAAGACCGGGAACCCGGTGATCAGTGCCGCGGAGGAGCCGGTGGCCAGCATGGCGGACCCGACGCGGCGGGTGAGGGCGGCACGGGAGACGTCGACAAGCACACCCCGGGGCACGCCCCGCAGCACGATGAGCCAGCTCAGGGCACCGATCACGGTGATGACCAGGAACGTCGTCATGCCCCAGCCCAGCTGCCAGGCCAGCAGCGCCAGCAGTAGGCGCACGCCGGAGTCGAGTGCCACCAGCCCGGCGTAGCGGTTCCACAGGCCGAGGCCGGAGAGGATGCCCGACAGCACCGCCTGGAAGGCGTAGGTGAGCAGGCCGAACGCGAGAAACACGGTGGCCAGGGGTACCGGAGCCTCACCCCGCAGCAGTGCGGGCAACCACACCGCGCCGACGAGCAGGGCCGTCACCAGCACCGCACCACCGATCCACGCGCCGAGACGCCACGGACGCCCCGTCCCGTGCCGTCCGGTGGACCGCGCCGCGGACACCCCGCGGGTGGTCTCCTGCATGATGCCGTCGAGGGCGCCAGTCGCGGCGAAGAACAGACCCCAGTAGGCCTGGAACGCCGCGAAACCCCCGGTGTCGAGGGTCCACGATGCCAGGTACATGACGACGAACCCGGCCAGGGCGGCGAAGACCGTCGCCAGGCTCAGCGCCCTCATGCGGGGCTCACCGCGGGAACTCCGGGAGCGTCTTCTCATGCAGCCAGGCGTGCCAGAGCCGCTTGACGTCCGTCTCCGGCACCCCGACCTCCGCTGCGGCGGCCAGGACCTCGCGCTTGAGGTCGACCGGCTCGACCACGGAGTGCGCACCGGCGGCGACGTAGCGGCGGAGCATGCGGAAGAAGGCGTCGTCGCCGAGCAGGACGCGCAGGGCGTGGACGGTCAGCGCACCACGCTTGTACACGCGGTCGTCGAACATGTCCCGCGGCCCCGGGTTCGACAGGAGCAGGTCCTGCGGCTTGCGGCGCAGCTCCTCGTAGTGCTCGCGGGCCGACACCGTGGCGTGCCGGTTCGCGGAGTGCTCGAACCACAGCCACTCGGCGTAGCAGGCGAAACCCTCGTTGAGCCAGATGTCGTTCCACTGGGCCAGGCCGAGGGAGTTGCCGAACCACTGGTGGGACAGCTCGTGGGCGATGAGACGCTCCCAGGCGTGGTCACCCTTGATGTGGTTGGACCCGAAGATGGACAGGCCCTGCGCCTCGAGGGGGATCTCCAGCTCGTCCTCGGTGACCACCACGGAGTAGGAGTTGAAAGGGTAGGGGCCGAACAGCTCGGTGAAGACGTCGATCATGCGCTGCTGGTCGGCGAACTCGGCACGGGCGGAGTCCCGCAGCGCCGGCGGCACCCAGGCGCGGACCGGCACGGTGGCGTCCGGCTCGGAGAGCATCAGCTGGATGTACTCGCCGATCTGGACGGTCGCCAGGTAGGAGGCCATCGGGTGACCGACGCGGTAGTGCCAGCGGGTGCGTGAGCCGGAGGACCGCTTCGACAGGAGCGTGCCGTTGACGGCGACGATGTACGGGTTGTCGGTGGTGACGACGATCTCGTAGCGCGCCTTCTCGTCGGGCGTGTCGTCGCAGGGGAACCAGCTCGGCGCGCCGACGGGCTGGGAGGCGACGAGCGCGCCGTTCTCCAGCTCCTCCCACCCGAGGTCCCCCCAGACGGAACGGATCGGCTTCGGGGTGCCCGCGTAGCGGATGACCAGGGAGAACTCGGTGTCCACCGGGACCGGCTGCGCGAAGCTGAGGCGCAGCTTGCCGCCGGACTGGCGGAAGCGGGCCACGCGGACCGGCACGCCGGCGCTGCCGGTGGCCGTGACGCGGGTGACGCGCAGCGCGGGCGACAGGTCGAGCGTCATCGAGGGCAGGTCCTGCCAGTTGTCCAGCTGCAGCGTGGCAATGCCCTCCAGGCGGTTGGGCCCCACCCGGTAGTTCAGGTCCAGATGGTAGGACCGGACATGGTAACCGAGGTTGAAGTCGATGCCGGTGTACGCGTCGCGGATGCCGGGGACGGGGGTGGTGCGCAGCCTGTTTCTGGTCATGATCCTGAAGATGTTACCGAGCACCTATCCGACCTGCTGATTGAGCCACTCGAAGATCAGCGCCTCGACGCGCGCCACCTGAGCGTTGTCGGCGGCGCCGGCGTGCCCGCCCTCGATGTTCTCGAAGTAGTCGACCGGCTGCCCGGCGGCCCGCAGCGCGTGCGCGAACAGCCGCGCGTGCGCGGGGTGCACGCGGTCATCGCGCGTCGAGGTGGTCACGAGCGCCGGGGGATACTGCTTCTCGACGCCCGCCTCCACCCTCTGCAACGGGGACCACGACTCGATCGCGGCGCGTTCCACCGGGTCGTCCGGGTCGCCGTACTCCGCCATCCAGGACGCGCCCGCCGACCACGTGTGGTAGCGGAGCATGTCGGTGAGAGGGACCTGGACGACGGCCGCCCCGAAGCGCTCCGGGTACATCGTCAGGGCACCGGAGGTGAGCAGCCCGCCGTTGGAGCCGCCCCGGATGGCGATCTGCTCCGGTGCGGCGTAGCCGCGTTCCACCAGGTCCGCGAGCACCGCCTCGTGGTCCTCCCACACCTTGTGCCGGTTGGTCTTGACCACCTGGTTGTGCCAGTCGGGGCCGAACTCGCCGCCGCCGCGCAGGTTGGGCTGCACGAAGTGGCGGCCCTTCTCGAGCCAGCCGATGCCACGGACCGCGGAGTAGCCGGGGGTGAGGGAGACCTCGAAGCCGCCGTAGCCGCCGACCAGGGTGGGGCGGGGGCCGCCGGAGAAGTCGCCGGTGATGAAGTAGGGCACCCGGGTGCCGTCGGCGGAGGTGACCCAGTGCTGGCGGGTCTCCAGTCCCGTGGCGTCGAAGAGCGTGGGGGAGCGGCGCACCACCGTGGGCACGAGCCCCTCCCCGAGGTCGAGGCGGTAGAGCGTCGTCGGCTCGGTGAACGAGGAGGTGGTCAGCCACA of the Corynebacterium humireducens NBRC 106098 = DSM 45392 genome contains:
- a CDS encoding TetR/AcrR family transcriptional regulator produces the protein MANQRRRDQISAAAIELFAQRGYFGTGMEDIATAVGMGTSSLYNHFRSKQEVLSDALLRTMEDQLRTHARALAGAVEPVDKLHRSMIAHVQFHTENVVATRVINTQVTALAEPHRSMVHQLRRDYVSRWQAIIDEGVESGQFTVADRRITCFALLDMGIGIPLWYDREGRLTQQELIDCYADMALRLVGVDPAAVRDTAR
- a CDS encoding M1 family metallopeptidase, producing the protein MTRNRLRTTPVPGIRDAYTGIDFNLGYHVRSYHLDLNYRVGPNRLEGIATLQLDNWQDLPSMTLDLSPALRVTRVTATGSAGVPVRVARFRQSGGKLRLSFAQPVPVDTEFSLVIRYAGTPKPIRSVWGDLGWEELENGALVASQPVGAPSWFPCDDTPDEKARYEIVVTTDNPYIVAVNGTLLSKRSSGSRTRWHYRVGHPMASYLATVQIGEYIQLMLSEPDATVPVRAWVPPALRDSARAEFADQQRMIDVFTELFGPYPFNSYSVVVTEDELEIPLEAQGLSIFGSNHIKGDHAWERLIAHELSHQWFGNSLGLAQWNDIWLNEGFACYAEWLWFEHSANRHATVSAREHYEELRRKPQDLLLSNPGPRDMFDDRVYKRGALTVHALRVLLGDDAFFRMLRRYVAAGAHSVVEPVDLKREVLAAAAEVGVPETDVKRLWHAWLHEKTLPEFPR
- a CDS encoding acyl-CoA dehydrogenase family protein; translation: MFSPTDPAHRKGPAAVPHTTLPLTDETDFYQIFADVPAADLDAWQRAAAFGDRARAEINGYWERGEYPLHLVQDMAANGLLSDGADIPGEERLSPLAAGLVAMEIARADGSMATTLAVQGGLVINTIDKLGSEEQRQHWLPLLSSGQVLGAFGLTEPDHGSDSIALETTAVRDGDSWVLNGAKRWIGQGACGDVTVIWARMDDGEVGAFLVDQLSPGYHAETMEGKAVLRAIPQALITLTDVRVPDSRRLPGATSFRAAAEILTGTRSGVAWMALGHAIACYEAALEHAQNRVQFQRPLASFQLIQQRLADMLMKIVSMSLYCRRLAELSEQGALRPDQASLAKVHNTRAARAVAADARDMLGGSGILLENHVIRHMLDLEAIHTYEGTDSMQSLIVGKSVTGVSAFR